A segment of the Candidatus Methylomirabilota bacterium genome:
ACGTCCTTCGCGAAGTAGGTGATGACGATGTCGGCGCCGGCCCGGCGGATCGACGTGAGCGCCTCCAGCATCGCGCGATCGCCGTCGAGCCAGCCGAGCTGGGCGGCGGCACGGATCATCGCGTACTCGCCGGAGACGGAGTAGGCGGCCAGCGGCACGCCGAACTCCATCTTGGCGCGCGTGATGACGTCGAGATACGGCAGCGCCGGCTTGACCATCACGACGTCCGCGCCCTCGTCGAGGTCGAGCGCGATCTCGCGCATCGCCTCCTGGACGTTGGCGGGATCCATCTGGTAGGAGCGACGGTCGCCGAACTGCGGCGTGGACTCCGCCGCGACGCGGAACGGCTCGAAGAAGCACGAGGCGTACTTGGCCGAGTAGGCCATGATCGGCGCCTCGGCGAACGACGCCTCGTCGAGCGCCTCGCGGATGGCGCCCACGCGGCCGTCCATCATGTCCGAGGGCGCCACCATGTCGGCGCCGGCCTCCACGTGGGAGACGGCCGTGCGCGCCA
Coding sequences within it:
- the hemB gene encoding porphobilinogen synthase, coding for MAHAMFRPRRLREKPLLRKLVRETALAVDDLVYPLFVVHGRGVREPILPMPGQSRLSIDELVKECKDVAGMGIPAVLLFGLPADKDPRGSEAYADDGIVQQAVRAVKETVPDLLVITDVCLCEYTSHGHCGVVEDGSVKNDPTLELLARTAVSHVEAGADMVAPSDMMDGRVGAIREALDEASFAEAPIMAYSAKYASCFFEPFRVAAESTPQFGDRRSYQMDPANVQEAMREIALDLDEGADVVMVKPALPYLDVITRAKMEFGVPLAAYSVSGEYAMIRAAAQLGWLDGDRAMLEALTSIRRAGADIVITYFAKDVARLLERGGGR